The following are from one region of the Streptomyces changanensis genome:
- a CDS encoding bifunctional cytidylyltransferase/SDR family oxidoreductase, producing MSAPPSAPREAKTRTTAVVLAGGTGQRVGLAIPKQLLKIAGKAVIEHTLSIFEQADSVDDVIVLMAPGFVPDIEKIVTKAGLTKVTRIIEGGATRNETTERAIRALGEGLADGEDLNVLFHDAVRPLLSQRVIEDCVAALDRYQAVDVAIPSADTIIVTRTHGEDGEFITDVPDRSRLRRGQTPQAFKLSTIRRAYEIAAGDPNFQATDDCSVVLRYLPDVPIHVVPGDEYNMKVTQPVDVFIADKLFQLASTAAPAQADEDAYRALLSGRTLVVFGGSYGIGADIAALAERYGARVYALGRSTTGTHVENPQHVEDALATAYRETGRVDYVINTAGVLRIGKLAETDNDTIQEALNVNYLAPVQIARASYKYLVETRGQLLLYTSSSYTRGRAEYSLYSSTKAAMVNLTQALADEWATDGIRVNCVNPERTATPMRTRAFGQEPAGSLLSSEAVARTSLDVLLSELTGHVIDVRQQDPTRAAGEASGFEQALAAVLDRQEDV from the coding sequence GTGTCTGCGCCTCCGTCCGCGCCTCGTGAAGCCAAGACCCGCACCACCGCCGTCGTCCTCGCCGGGGGCACGGGCCAGCGGGTGGGCCTCGCCATCCCGAAGCAGCTGCTGAAGATCGCGGGCAAGGCCGTCATCGAGCACACCCTCTCGATCTTCGAGCAGGCGGACAGCGTTGACGACGTGATCGTGCTGATGGCGCCGGGCTTCGTCCCCGACATCGAGAAGATCGTCACCAAGGCCGGCCTGACCAAGGTCACCCGGATCATCGAGGGCGGCGCCACGCGCAACGAGACCACCGAGCGCGCCATCCGCGCCCTCGGCGAGGGCCTCGCGGACGGCGAGGACCTGAACGTCCTCTTCCACGATGCCGTCCGCCCCCTGCTGTCACAGCGGGTGATCGAGGACTGCGTCGCCGCTCTCGACCGCTACCAGGCCGTGGACGTCGCCATCCCGTCCGCCGACACGATCATCGTGACGCGCACGCACGGCGAGGACGGCGAGTTCATCACCGACGTCCCGGACCGCTCGCGGCTGCGCCGCGGCCAGACCCCGCAGGCGTTCAAGCTGTCCACCATCCGCCGGGCCTACGAGATCGCGGCCGGCGACCCCAACTTCCAGGCCACCGACGACTGCTCCGTCGTCCTGCGCTACCTCCCCGACGTGCCGATCCACGTCGTCCCGGGCGACGAGTACAACATGAAGGTGACGCAGCCCGTCGACGTCTTCATCGCCGACAAGCTGTTCCAGCTCGCCTCCACCGCCGCCCCCGCCCAGGCCGACGAGGACGCCTACCGCGCCCTGCTCTCCGGCCGCACGCTCGTCGTGTTCGGCGGCTCGTACGGCATCGGCGCCGACATCGCCGCGCTCGCCGAACGGTACGGCGCGCGGGTCTACGCCCTCGGCCGCTCCACCACCGGCACCCACGTCGAGAACCCGCAGCACGTCGAGGACGCGCTGGCCACCGCGTACCGCGAGACCGGCCGCGTCGACTACGTCATCAACACGGCGGGCGTCCTGCGCATCGGCAAGCTCGCGGAAACCGACAACGACACCATTCAGGAAGCCCTGAACGTCAATTACCTGGCACCCGTCCAGATTGCCCGTGCTTCCTACAAGTACCTGGTGGAGACGAGGGGGCAACTCCTGCTCTACACCTCCTCCAGCTACACCCGCGGACGCGCCGAGTACAGCCTCTATTCGTCCACCAAGGCCGCCATGGTGAATCTCACCCAGGCCCTCGCCGACGAATGGGCCACCGACGGAATCCGCGTCAATTGCGTCAATCCCGAGCGCACCGCCACGCCCATGCGCACCCGGGCGTTCGGCCAGGAGCCCGCCGGATCCCTGCTCTCCTCCGAGGCCGTCGCCCGCACCTCCCTCGACGTCCTGCTCTCCGAACTCACCGGCCACGTCATCGACGTGCGTCAGCAGGACCCCACCCGCGCCGCGGGCGAGGCGTCCGGCTTCGAGCAGGCCCTCGCGGCCGTCCTGGACCGCCAGGAAGATGTGTAA
- a CDS encoding glycosyltransferase family 4 protein, with the protein MKISFLIHTVYGIGGTIRTTLNLAEELADRHEVEIVSVFRHRDIPLFTIDPRITVVPLIDTRPSSPTNEKEHPDLLAPSTSFPRNEARYKEYGRLTDERVRAHYACSDADVVIGTRPGLVAYVARFAPRGAVLIGQEHMTHNHHKQALRDEMRPHLQALDAFVTVSEGDAAVWRERMSLPDTRVLCIPNSVPEPMVAPSDQSGTTVVAAGRLSREKQYEVLVEAFAKVAAVHPEWTLRICGWGTEREKLQRRIQALDLHNHVFLMGPRSPIEPEWVKGAVAVSTSRHESFGMTLVESMRCGVPMVSTDCDYGPREIIRDGEDGLLVPVGDVDAVAAALLRLIDDEPLRRRMGEAARHNARRFDPSVIAERYADLFAELGAGTGARAAGGRDLAAGDGPGAGAAGEGVGAGSNATTDAVASGVPNGAGSGAATDTTPDTSATPASPATPASPATPASPAPPAPPATPAPDGFEPVADCVVRPDGSLAVTLLAPPAAAARYEDLRLVAVLQGRTPVERSWAFAPDGTVTVPAGEDLAEGNWVCHAEHPATGVRAPLTARAVDQRGALRPADRLAPGDPVRHLVPYRRAPRHLLELRAWARAVHAEAGDVALTDDHVTVTGRLLGPVGRVAERPELVLRRYDSHEEFAVPGTWRSGHRFRVTLPWDEPAARRHRDQDTWALWLRYADGEPPVKVARLLDDVVAKADVFTYRPVRRHRRRPLLLLRRVVRRVRRRPQLMTELTLRYDGHNALYLTVTGA; encoded by the coding sequence GTGAAGATCTCTTTCCTCATTCACACCGTCTACGGGATAGGCGGCACCATCCGCACCACGCTCAACCTCGCGGAGGAGCTCGCGGACCGGCACGAGGTCGAGATCGTCTCCGTCTTCCGGCACCGCGACATCCCGCTCTTCACCATCGACCCGCGCATCACCGTGGTCCCCCTGATCGACACCCGCCCCTCCTCGCCGACGAACGAGAAGGAGCATCCGGACCTCCTGGCGCCGTCCACGTCCTTCCCCCGTAACGAAGCGCGGTACAAGGAGTACGGCCGGCTCACCGACGAGCGGGTCCGCGCCCACTACGCCTGCTCCGACGCCGACGTCGTGATCGGCACCCGCCCGGGCCTCGTCGCGTACGTCGCCCGGTTCGCCCCGCGCGGCGCCGTGCTCATCGGTCAGGAGCACATGACGCACAACCACCACAAGCAGGCGCTGCGCGACGAGATGCGGCCCCACCTTCAGGCCCTCGACGCGTTCGTGACCGTCTCCGAGGGCGACGCCGCGGTGTGGCGGGAGCGGATGAGCCTGCCGGACACGCGGGTCCTGTGCATACCGAACAGCGTGCCCGAACCGATGGTCGCGCCCTCCGACCAGTCGGGCACCACCGTCGTCGCCGCCGGGCGCCTCTCCCGGGAGAAGCAGTACGAGGTGCTCGTGGAGGCGTTCGCGAAGGTCGCCGCCGTCCACCCCGAGTGGACCCTGCGCATCTGCGGCTGGGGCACCGAGCGGGAGAAGCTTCAGCGCCGCATCCAGGCGCTCGACCTGCACAACCACGTCTTCCTCATGGGGCCGCGCTCGCCCATCGAACCGGAGTGGGTCAAGGGCGCGGTCGCCGTCTCCACCTCGCGGCACGAGTCGTTCGGCATGACCCTGGTCGAGTCGATGCGCTGCGGCGTCCCGATGGTCAGCACGGACTGCGACTACGGACCACGCGAGATCATCCGCGACGGCGAGGACGGCCTGCTCGTACCGGTCGGGGACGTCGACGCGGTGGCAGCCGCCCTGCTGCGGCTCATCGACGACGAGCCGCTGCGCCGGCGCATGGGCGAGGCGGCCCGACACAACGCCCGCCGCTTCGACCCGTCGGTCATCGCCGAGCGGTACGCCGACCTGTTCGCCGAACTCGGCGCGGGGACCGGCGCCAGGGCGGCCGGCGGGCGGGACCTCGCGGCCGGTGACGGGCCGGGTGCCGGGGCGGCGGGCGAGGGGGTCGGTGCCGGCTCCAACGCCACGACGGACGCCGTCGCGTCCGGCGTCCCGAACGGCGCCGGCTCCGGTGCCGCCACGGACACCACGCCGGACACCTCCGCCACCCCCGCGAGCCCCGCCACTCCCGCGAGCCCCGCCACTCCCGCGAGCCCCGCCCCTCCCGCCCCTCCCGCCACTCCTGCCCCCGACGGCTTCGAGCCCGTCGCCGACTGCGTGGTCCGGCCCGACGGTTCCCTCGCCGTCACCCTGCTCGCCCCGCCCGCCGCGGCCGCCCGGTACGAGGACCTGCGTCTGGTCGCCGTCCTGCAGGGCCGTACGCCCGTGGAGCGCTCCTGGGCGTTCGCGCCCGACGGCACGGTCACGGTTCCCGCGGGCGAGGACCTCGCCGAGGGCAACTGGGTGTGCCACGCCGAACACCCGGCGACCGGCGTCCGCGCCCCCCTCACCGCCCGCGCCGTCGACCAGCGCGGAGCGCTGCGCCCCGCCGACCGCCTCGCCCCCGGTGACCCGGTGCGCCACCTCGTCCCGTACCGCCGCGCCCCCCGCCACCTGCTGGAGCTGCGCGCCTGGGCGCGGGCCGTGCACGCGGAGGCGGGCGACGTCGCGCTCACCGACGACCACGTCACCGTCACCGGACGGCTCCTCGGCCCCGTCGGGCGGGTCGCCGAGCGGCCCGAACTCGTCCTGCGCCGCTACGACAGCCACGAGGAGTTCGCCGTCCCCGGCACCTGGCGGTCCGGGCACCGCTTCCGTGTGACCCTCCCGTGGGACGAGCCGGCCGCACGCCGCCACCGCGACCAGGACACCTGGGCGCTGTGGCTGCGGTACGCCGACGGCGAGCCGCCGGTGAAGGTCGCCCGCCTGCTCGACGACGTCGTCGCCAAGGCCGACGTGTTCACGTACCGCCCGGTCCGGCGGCACCGGCGGCGTCCGCTGCTCCTGCTGCGCCGCGTCGTCCGCCGCGTACGCCGCCGGCCCCAGCTCATGACCGAGCTCACCCTCCGCTACGACGGCCACAACGCCCTGTACCTCACGGTCACCGGCGCGTGA
- the obgE gene encoding GTPase ObgE: MTTFVDRVELHVAAGSGGHGCASVHREKFKPLGGPDGGNGGRGGDVILVVDQSVTTLLDYHHSPHRKATNGKPGEGGNRSGKDGQDLVLPVPDGTVVLDRDGEVLADLVGHGTRFVAAQGGRGGLGNAALASARRKAPGFALLGEPGDLQDIVLELKTVADVALVGYPSAGKSSLISVLSAAKPKIADYPFTTLVPNLGVVTAGSTVYTIADVPGLIPGASQGKGLGLEFLRHVERCSVLVHVLDTATLESDRDPVSDLDVIEEELRQYGGLDDRPRIVVLNKVDIPDGKDLADMIRPDLEARGYRVFEVSAVAHMGLKELSFALAEIVGTARAAKPKEEATRIVIRPKAVDDSGFTVTREEDGLYRVRGEKPERWVRQTDFNNDEAVGYLADRLNRLGVEDQLMKAGARAGDGVAIGPEENAVVFDWEPTMMAGAEMLGRRGEDHRLEAPRPAAQRRKDRQAEHDEAEREYDEFDPF, translated from the coding sequence ATGACCACCTTCGTGGACCGCGTCGAGCTGCACGTCGCCGCGGGTAGCGGAGGCCACGGCTGTGCCTCCGTTCACCGGGAGAAGTTCAAGCCGCTCGGCGGCCCCGACGGCGGCAACGGCGGGCGGGGCGGCGACGTCATCCTCGTCGTCGACCAGTCCGTGACCACGCTGCTCGACTACCACCACTCGCCCCACCGCAAGGCGACCAACGGCAAGCCCGGCGAGGGCGGCAACCGCTCCGGCAAGGACGGTCAGGACCTGGTCCTGCCCGTACCCGACGGCACGGTCGTCCTGGACCGCGACGGCGAGGTCCTCGCGGACCTGGTCGGCCACGGCACCCGGTTCGTCGCCGCCCAGGGCGGCCGCGGTGGCCTCGGCAACGCGGCGCTTGCCTCCGCGCGCCGCAAGGCCCCCGGCTTCGCGCTGCTCGGCGAGCCCGGTGACCTCCAGGACATCGTCCTGGAGCTGAAGACCGTCGCCGACGTCGCACTCGTCGGCTACCCGAGCGCCGGCAAGTCCTCGCTGATCTCCGTGCTCTCCGCGGCGAAGCCGAAGATCGCGGACTACCCGTTCACCACCCTGGTGCCGAACCTCGGCGTCGTCACCGCCGGCTCCACCGTCTACACCATCGCCGACGTGCCCGGCCTCATCCCCGGCGCCAGCCAGGGCAAGGGCCTCGGCCTGGAGTTCCTGCGCCACGTCGAGCGCTGCAGCGTCCTCGTGCACGTCCTCGACACGGCGACGCTGGAGTCGGACCGCGACCCGGTCTCCGACCTCGACGTCATCGAGGAGGAGCTGCGGCAGTACGGCGGTCTCGACGACCGGCCGCGCATCGTCGTCCTCAACAAGGTCGACATCCCGGACGGCAAGGACCTCGCCGACATGATCCGCCCGGACCTGGAGGCACGCGGCTACCGCGTCTTCGAGGTGTCGGCCGTCGCGCACATGGGCCTCAAGGAGCTGTCGTTCGCGCTCGCCGAGATCGTCGGCACGGCGCGCGCCGCCAAGCCGAAGGAGGAGGCGACCCGCATCGTCATCCGCCCGAAGGCCGTCGACGACAGCGGCTTCACCGTCACCCGCGAGGAGGACGGTCTGTACCGGGTCCGCGGCGAGAAGCCGGAGCGCTGGGTGCGCCAGACCGACTTCAACAACGACGAGGCCGTCGGCTACCTCGCCGACCGCCTCAACCGCCTCGGTGTCGAGGACCAGCTGATGAAGGCCGGGGCCCGCGCGGGCGACGGCGTCGCCATCGGCCCCGAGGAGAACGCGGTCGTCTTCGACTGGGAGCCGACCATGATGGCCGGCGCCGAGATGCTCGGCCGCCGCGGCGAGGACCACCGCCTGGAGGCCCCGCGCCCCGCCGCCCAGCGCCGCAAGGACCGCCAGGCGGAGCACGACGAGGCCGAGCGCGAGTACGACGAGTTCGACCCGTTCTGA
- the rpmA gene encoding 50S ribosomal protein L27, whose protein sequence is MAHKKGASSTRNGRDSNAQRLGVKRFGGQVVNAGEILVRQRGTHFHPGAGVGRGGDDTLFALQAGSVQFGTFRGRKVVNIVPVA, encoded by the coding sequence ATGGCACACAAGAAGGGCGCATCGTCCACCCGGAACGGTCGCGACTCCAACGCTCAGCGGCTCGGCGTGAAGCGCTTCGGCGGTCAGGTCGTCAACGCCGGTGAGATCCTGGTCCGCCAGCGTGGCACGCACTTCCACCCCGGTGCGGGCGTCGGCCGTGGCGGCGACGACACGCTGTTCGCGCTGCAGGCCGGTTCGGTGCAGTTCGGCACCTTCCGTGGCCGCAAGGTCGTGAACATCGTCCCGGTCGCCTGA
- the rplU gene encoding 50S ribosomal protein L21: protein MYAIVRSGGRQHKVAVGDIVEVDKISTAKVGDTVELSTLLVVDGDSVTSDPWVLAGIKVEAEVVDHHKGAKIDILRYKNKTGYRRRQGHRQQYTAIKVTAIPTAAK, encoded by the coding sequence GTGTACGCCATCGTGCGCAGCGGTGGTCGCCAGCACAAGGTTGCTGTCGGCGACATCGTTGAGGTTGACAAGATTTCCACTGCCAAGGTTGGCGACACGGTCGAGCTCTCGACCCTGCTCGTTGTCGACGGCGACTCCGTGACCAGCGACCCGTGGGTCCTGGCCGGCATCAAGGTCGAGGCCGAGGTCGTGGACCACCACAAGGGCGCCAAGATCGACATCCTGCGCTACAAGAACAAGACCGGCTACCGCCGTCGCCAGGGCCACCGCCAGCAGTACACGGCGATCAAGGTCACGGCGATCCCGACGGCCGCGAAGTAA
- a CDS encoding polyprenol monophosphomannose synthase, protein MNINERRARGSAESVLVIIPTYNEADNVEAIVSRVRSAVPAAHVLVADDNSPDGTGKIADELAGSDEHVHVLHRRGKEGLGAAYLAGFAWGIERGYDVLVEMDADGSHQPEQLPRLLTALDGADLVLGSRWVPGGRVVNWPRSREVLSRGGSLYSRTLLGVPIKDVTGGYRAFRRETLEGLGMEQVASQGYCFQVDLAWRTVKAGFRVVEVPITFVERERGDSKMSRSIVVEALWRVTAWGVGHRLSGLTRRR, encoded by the coding sequence GTGAACATCAACGAGCGGCGGGCTCGGGGCTCCGCGGAATCGGTCCTCGTGATCATCCCGACCTACAACGAGGCCGACAACGTCGAGGCGATCGTCTCCCGCGTACGGTCCGCCGTCCCCGCGGCCCACGTCCTGGTCGCCGACGACAACAGCCCCGACGGCACCGGCAAGATCGCGGACGAACTGGCCGGCTCCGACGAACACGTGCACGTCCTGCACCGCCGGGGCAAGGAGGGGCTGGGCGCCGCCTACCTCGCCGGCTTCGCTTGGGGCATCGAGCGGGGCTACGACGTCCTGGTCGAGATGGACGCCGACGGCTCCCACCAGCCCGAGCAACTGCCCCGGCTGCTGACCGCCCTCGACGGCGCGGACCTCGTGCTCGGCTCGCGCTGGGTGCCGGGCGGCCGGGTCGTGAACTGGCCCAGGTCGCGCGAGGTCCTGTCCCGCGGCGGCAGCCTCTACTCCCGCACCCTGCTCGGCGTGCCGATCAAGGACGTCACCGGCGGCTACCGGGCGTTTCGACGCGAGACGCTGGAGGGACTGGGCATGGAGCAGGTCGCCTCCCAGGGGTACTGCTTCCAGGTCGACCTGGCGTGGCGCACGGTGAAGGCCGGCTTCCGGGTCGTCGAGGTGCCCATCACCTTCGTCGAGCGGGAGCGGGGCGACAGCAAGATGAGCCGCTCCATCGTCGTCGAGGCCCTGTGGCGGGTCACCGCGTGGGGCGTCGGGCACCGCCTGAGCGGGCTCACCCGACGGCGCTGA
- a CDS encoding acyltransferase, protein MNYRVQPTAQVDETAEIGAGSSVWELAQIRENARLGEGCVVGRGAYVGTGVRIGDNVKLQNYALVYEPAELGDGVFVGPAVVLTNDHNPRSVDPEGKQKRGGDWEAVGVKVAEGASLGARSVCVAPVRVGRWAMVAAGAVVTRDVPDFGLVVGVPAKRIGWVGRAGVRLVERAGEAGVWECPQTGAVYVEEDGVLSEREG, encoded by the coding sequence GTGAACTACAGGGTCCAGCCCACCGCCCAGGTCGACGAGACCGCCGAGATCGGGGCCGGGAGCAGCGTCTGGGAACTCGCGCAGATCCGTGAGAACGCCCGGCTCGGGGAAGGCTGCGTGGTCGGCCGCGGCGCGTACGTCGGTACGGGCGTGCGGATCGGTGACAACGTCAAGCTGCAGAACTACGCGCTGGTCTACGAGCCGGCCGAGCTGGGTGACGGGGTGTTCGTCGGCCCCGCCGTGGTGCTGACCAACGACCACAACCCCCGCTCCGTCGACCCCGAGGGCAAGCAGAAGCGGGGCGGCGACTGGGAGGCCGTGGGCGTGAAGGTCGCCGAGGGCGCCTCGCTCGGGGCCCGTTCGGTGTGTGTCGCGCCGGTGCGCGTCGGTCGCTGGGCGATGGTCGCCGCGGGTGCCGTCGTCACGCGCGACGTTCCGGACTTCGGGCTCGTCGTGGGTGTGCCGGCGAAGCGGATCGGGTGGGTCGGCCGGGCCGGTGTGCGGCTGGTCGAGCGGGCCGGTGAAGCGGGCGTCTGGGAGTGCCCGCAGACCGGCGCCGTGTACGTGGAAGAGGACGGCGTCCTCTCCGAGCGCGAGGGCTGA
- a CDS encoding glycosyltransferase family 4 protein yields MNSHVLYLALGTYRVRATREQVQELAASGSRVSLVVLDAPEWREALQELGRVDGVDVIRVAPDKDGHAWTSAKKLAAAKSGPFAQADVVVAGDAQALPVAWIAKRRRPGVELRLEPHGAGRVVEPADLAVLTPWYPSPNNPYAGSFVQAATAAVAGQFARVSVFHTEDWSGRASAPLNDAIRVTVDRLQERRALGHVLDADEGTIVRVPVPLIHRRLYAPWVNAQVKALRSALPTGQIEAPVVHAHTGIYGGVLAARLARPDARVVVTEHSSFLDKVFSQRPAVRMYEEMLERADAVLCVSSALREQVVGRFPEYAHKVGVVPNAIALDRFTPGGDRSPELLRWLYIGRLVQPKGVGELLEAFALVAADEPRATLTMVGHGPVEEELRARAAELGLGERFRILPPVAPEAVGPLMHEYDLLVHASKRETFGMTVVEAIASGLPVLATRSGGPEETLAGIESAAGALMDVSDDPRVIVDAYRALRARASELDLPAARTALEGRVGCEAVGKQIVEVYGGALPPVPPAPSAEAEEGAAALTEVAGAAEVAEDAGAAVVRRDGEPVGRAVVLALTPAKPRRIVDFANHLVGKGVEVTLVTAQAPLLWERLDLDPSVPVVSVGDAEKKLRIPRAERFLVYRAPRAVLRRARRLAAKNREAIGPELAVATVQRAHTKVANAFHKKVFTRGYKEVRPQLFARIAKRRVLPELGLDRVDTVFVSDINSTVTGWKWAKSHPHLKVTTSLDRTAYDPE; encoded by the coding sequence ATGAACAGCCACGTGCTCTATCTCGCGCTTGGCACATACCGAGTACGGGCGACCCGCGAGCAGGTGCAGGAGCTCGCGGCCTCGGGGTCCCGGGTCTCCCTGGTGGTGCTGGACGCTCCCGAGTGGCGCGAGGCGCTTCAGGAGCTCGGCCGGGTCGACGGCGTGGACGTGATCCGTGTCGCTCCGGACAAGGACGGCCACGCGTGGACGTCCGCCAAGAAGCTCGCCGCCGCGAAGTCGGGCCCGTTCGCACAGGCCGACGTGGTCGTCGCGGGTGACGCCCAGGCGCTGCCCGTGGCGTGGATCGCCAAGCGCCGCCGGCCGGGTGTCGAGCTGCGGCTGGAGCCGCACGGCGCGGGCCGGGTCGTGGAGCCCGCGGACCTGGCGGTGCTGACGCCGTGGTACCCGTCGCCGAACAACCCGTACGCCGGGTCGTTCGTGCAGGCCGCGACGGCGGCGGTGGCCGGGCAGTTCGCCCGGGTGTCCGTCTTCCACACCGAGGACTGGTCCGGCCGCGCGTCGGCCCCGCTCAACGACGCGATCCGGGTGACCGTCGACCGCCTCCAGGAGCGCCGGGCCCTCGGCCACGTGCTGGACGCCGACGAGGGCACGATCGTCCGGGTCCCGGTGCCGCTCATCCACCGCCGCCTCTACGCGCCCTGGGTCAACGCCCAGGTCAAGGCGTTGCGCAGTGCCCTGCCGACGGGGCAGATCGAGGCGCCCGTCGTCCACGCCCACACCGGCATCTACGGGGGTGTGCTGGCCGCCCGGCTGGCCCGGCCCGACGCCCGCGTCGTGGTGACCGAGCACTCCTCCTTCCTCGACAAGGTCTTCTCCCAGCGCCCGGCCGTGCGGATGTACGAGGAGATGCTGGAGCGCGCCGACGCCGTCCTGTGCGTGAGCTCCGCGCTGCGCGAGCAGGTCGTGGGCCGCTTCCCGGAGTACGCCCACAAGGTCGGCGTGGTGCCGAACGCCATCGCCCTGGACCGCTTCACGCCCGGTGGTGACCGCTCCCCCGAGCTGCTGCGCTGGCTGTACATCGGCCGGCTGGTGCAGCCGAAGGGCGTCGGCGAGCTGCTGGAGGCGTTCGCGCTGGTCGCCGCCGACGAGCCGCGCGCGACGCTCACCATGGTCGGTCACGGCCCCGTCGAGGAGGAGCTGCGCGCCCGCGCCGCCGAACTCGGCCTGGGCGAGCGCTTCCGGATCCTGCCGCCCGTCGCGCCGGAGGCCGTGGGCCCGCTGATGCACGAGTACGACCTGCTGGTGCACGCGAGCAAGCGGGAGACCTTCGGGATGACGGTCGTCGAGGCCATCGCCTCCGGCCTGCCCGTGCTCGCCACCCGCAGCGGGGGCCCCGAGGAGACGCTGGCCGGCATCGAGTCGGCGGCCGGTGCGCTGATGGACGTCAGCGACGACCCGCGGGTCATCGTCGACGCCTACCGGGCGCTCCGCGCGCGCGCCTCCGAGCTCGACCTGCCCGCGGCGCGCACGGCGCTGGAGGGCCGGGTCGGCTGCGAGGCCGTCGGCAAGCAGATCGTGGAGGTGTACGGGGGCGCGCTGCCGCCCGTACCGCCCGCGCCGTCCGCCGAGGCGGAGGAGGGGGCGGCCGCGCTCACCGAGGTCGCGGGGGCGGCAGAGGTGGCCGAGGACGCGGGTGCGGCCGTCGTCCGCCGCGACGGCGAGCCCGTCGGGCGGGCCGTGGTCCTGGCGCTGACGCCCGCGAAGCCGCGGCGCATCGTCGACTTCGCCAACCACCTGGTGGGCAAGGGCGTCGAGGTCACCCTCGTCACGGCCCAGGCGCCCCTGCTGTGGGAGCGGCTGGACCTGGACCCGAGCGTGCCGGTCGTGAGTGTCGGGGACGCCGAGAAGAAGCTGCGGATCCCGCGCGCCGAGCGGTTCCTCGTGTACCGCGCGCCCCGCGCCGTGCTGCGCCGGGCGCGGCGGCTCGCCGCGAAGAACCGTGAGGCGATCGGCCCCGAGCTGGCCGTGGCGACCGTGCAGCGGGCGCACACGAAGGTCGCCAACGCCTTCCACAAGAAGGTCTTCACCCGCGGTTACAAGGAGGTCAGGCCGCAGCTGTTCGCGCGCATCGCCAAGCGGCGGGTGCTGCCGGAGCTGGGCCTCGACCGGGTGGACACGGTGTTCGTCAGCGACATCAACTCCACGGTGACGGGCTGGAAGTGGGCGAAGTCCCACCCGCACCTGAAGGTGACGACGAGCCTGGACCGCACGGCGTACGACCCGGAGTGA